The genomic stretch GCATCATAGCTACCGGCGATCACCCGGAGAACGATGCTCTCTTGGCCCGTGGTGAGTACCAGGTCGCAGTTGTTATCTATGAGAAGTTCGATTTGTTGCTGACGGCCAATCTTGATGCGCTGGGGGGGATTGGGCTGATAGTGATTGATGAGATTCAGACGATTGCCGAGCCAAAGCGAGGGGCGGTACTTGAACGGTTACTGACCAAAGTTATCTCCTCTGTCTATACTCCTTCGCTGGTGGGGCTGTCGGCTGTCATTGGTGACTCGGACACAGCCGCAGGTCGGTTGGCTGACTGGTTGGGAGCCACGCTGATAGAGGAGACAACACGTCCGGTTGATCTTCTGCGCGGGGTGGCCGCCGAAGGATCTTTCCGGTACCGGTCCTACAATGACGGTGTAGACGGGAGCGAACCGTTTGAAACACCGGAAGCGGGAGATGAGCCTTTCGAGTCTTTCGCCAACCAATTGAGAAAAGAGGCGGTTCCGACATTGGTGTTTCTGAAGTCGCGCCGCGAGACGATTGATTGTGCTTTCAAACTGGCCGCATCAGTCGCCTGGGCACCGGCCGAACAGGCAATTGAGGAACTCAAGGCCGAGGAGCCGTCCTTCTTGATCCGCACACTCACCCAAACGCTCAGCCGTGGAGTGGGGTTTCATAGCGCCGATTTGTCATCAAGGCAGCGTACAATTGTAGAGAATGCCTTTACGCGACATGATATTATGGTGTTATTCTCAACTACTACTTTAGCTATGGGGGTTGATCTCCCGGCCGAACGAGTTTTGCTTGAGACGGTCAAATACACCGATGGAACCTATGCCGGCAGTCCTTTACTGGTGCCGATCAGTCTGGCGGAGTTTGACAATATTACCGGTCGAGCTGGACGTCTGGGGCTTTCGGGTGATTTCCCCGGTCGGGCGATTGTCCTGGCGGTCTCGGAGTTTGACCGCGATGTCCTCTGGCGCAATTATATCATGCCGGAAACATCGGCGCCGATCAGGTCTGCTCTGGGAAGTCTGCCGCTTGAGGATTGGGTGTTAAACATGGCAGTCGCCGGGGTCGCCTGCGCCAGAACGGATCTGGATTCATTGTTTGCGAATACCTTGTATGCGGCCGTTGGGCCGGTTGATGATTCCGTGAGTATTGTTGGTGGACTGTCCCCTGATTTCGATACGGCATTGCAGTGCCTGCAAGACAGGGGATTGGTACGACTGGAGCTGGATGACACTATTATTGTTACCCCGCTTGGACGGACGGTAGCACTGATCGGGCTTTCGGTCAGGCAGGCAGGTTTTTTCCAACAAAAGCTCAACGATCACAGGCCCGAATCTCTCGAGGCATGGCTTGCGTTGGCTTTGAGTGCGCCGGATTGGGAACCGCCGGCGGGGATGCTGACGCGGTTGGAACAGGTGGGCAACGGTCCAGCGAAACTGTTGTGGCAGCACTATGATCATTTGGTTGACGCAGCGGCGATGTTGATTGGTCGACCATCGAACAGCGAGCCGCTTGGCAGATCTGTCGCGGTACGCCTGAAGGGGCTGCTGATGCTCTGCGAATGGATTAGCATGACACCGGTGAAACGTCTCGAGGAGCGTTTTCAAGCTCATCTCGGTCAGATAATGAATCTTGGGGATCAGGCGGCCCACCTGGTGATGGCGCTGAGACGTCTTGATGATGTCGGGAATCGGCAGGCAGGGTCAAATTGTGAACTTGAGGGCCTCGTATTCGGTCTTCGTTTTGGATTGGTGGCTGATCTGCGGGAGTTGTACGGGCACTTCGGCAGTAGTCTGGTCAGGTCTGATTTTGTTGCTCTGAAGGAGGCCGGTCTCGTCAGTTTGAGAGACGTTTTTGACTGTTCTTCCGAGAGACTCAGGGAAATTATCGATAATGCTCGTAAGTTTATGTCATTTATGGAGAAAGTGGAAATACTAAAACAGGAGGTAGACATGCAGTCCAATGTTGGAACCGAAGAACGAGTGACGGCGCGTGGGCCGGTGCTGGTGGCACAACCCGAATCGATTATTGTCGATGGCAGTTACGAACGGGAACGCTATCTGGTCAGGATTGATGGCTTTCCGGTTCGGCTGACGGGGAAGTCGTTTAAGTACTTTACCAAGCTGGCCTGGGGCCGGTTGTGCAGCGATGGGGGTTGGATTTATAAGGAAGACATTGAGATGGGATTCAACCAGGCGCGTTACCTGTACAGGATGAAGAATGAAATTGCGGCCGGGTTGGGAATGAGTTGGCCCGTCTTTGAGAACAATCGTCTCGGTTATTACCGGTTGCAGATCGATCCAACCAGGATAGATATTAACGTGGAGAATCTCCGAGACCATCCGGACTACGAACTGCGCGATATGATCTCAGGAAGGGAATCGGGACCGGTGAACTGATCGGCTTCTATTCTCGACAGGGAATGATCACCGGTCCCCAACAAATTAAAATTGACATTTGCGCTACGGTCGGTCTACCTTTTCTCAAGTGAAAGGAGATCATGTGCAGTGAGTAGTACTGACAGGAAAACACCGACCATTGTACCGCCCAAAGGCAGTCTTCCAATTCTGCCTTCGGATCAGGAGGATCGATTCCCGGTTCTGCCGCTTCAGACTGGCGTTCTGTTTCCCGGAACGATGATGACGTTGCAGATTGGGCGACTTGACAACCTGGAGCTGATTAGGTATTGCCTGGATGGCAAACGCGAGTTTGTGGCTTCATATTCATCCTCGCATCCCGGTGACCAGAATGGTGGATCAATTCACCAGGTTGGTGTGACTGCAACTGTTCGTGACAGTCGGGAAGGACCTGCCGATTCGCTGGTTGTTACGCTGGAGGGAATGCAGCGGGTTGTAATCACTAAGATTGTCAGTCAGAAACCTTATCTGATGGCGACGGTGAGTTATCTCCAGTGGCCCAAGTCAGTAAATCGAAAATTGAAGACCAAAGTTGATGCCGTGATCTCGATTGCCAAAGAGATTACTGAGCTTGATCCCGGCTATTCGTCCGAAGTACTGAATGTTCTGCGGATGAATCAGAATGACCCGTCCTTACTTGCAGATAAGGCTGCTTCTCTGTTTCATTTCCCTCTGTCCAGCAAGCAGAAGCTACTGGATACGGCTGACCTCAAAAAGCGGTACGAGAACCTCCTGTCTAACCTGAATGCCGAATTGAACCGGGTAGCGACGTCTCGTAGTATTGATGAGAATGTCAAGTCCACAATTGCCGAAGAACAAAAGCGCTCTTACCTCAAACAGCAACTCCATGAGATTCGCCGTCAGCTGGGCGAGGATTTGTCTGAGGAGCGAGAGGCGGTGCGGTTTCATAAGATATTGAAGGACACCCCCAAGCTGCCGTCGGAAGTGGTGGCTCGGGCGACGATTGAAATCGACCGTCTATCGCAGTTGTCTCCTGCCTCGGCTGAGTATGGTGATGTCAAGAGCTACCTTGATTGGATTCTTGCCATGCCATGGGGGAAATGTACTCCCGAGGATTACGAGATCGCCGACGTATCGCGGATACTGGAGAAAGACTATTACGGTCCCGCGAACATTCGCGAACAGATATTGGAACGTCTTTCAGTGCGCAAGTTGGCTGGTGGCGCTAATGTCATTCCGACTCTCTGCCTTGTGGGTGCTCCCGGTACGGGTAAGGCATCATTGGCCAAAGCGATCGCCCACGCGCTGGGCAAAGAATTCGTTCGAATCTCGGTGGGTGGGATATCGGACGTTGCTGAGGTCAAGGGGTCGCCCCGGACATTTATGGGTGCTATGCCGGGCAAGATTGTTCGCACTCTGCGCGATGCGGGTACCTGTGACCCGGTGGTGCTGATTGAGGACATTGACTATTTCAATATGGACAACGACTCCTCTGTCAATACGGCCCTGCTTGAGGTTGTAGACAATCGATGGAACTCACGTTTCCTGGACAACTATCTTGGGGTTCATTTCGATTTCAGCCGTATTCTGTTCATCTGCTCTGTGCGGTCATTCGAGGAGATACCGGAACAGTTCATACCGCGATTTGAGATTCTGGAGTTACCCGGCTATATTGAACGCGAGAAAATTGCTATTTCGAAAAAATTTCTCATTCCGAGACTACTCAAGGCTCATGGTTTGCGGAAATCGGAATTATCTTTCACGGACAAAATTTTGACCAGGATCATTTCGAATTATACTATGGAAGCCGGTCTACTTGGCTTCTCGCAGCAGATTGAGAAGATTTGCCGTAAGGTCACTCTGGCTAAGTCAGCCAAGCCAAGAAAATCATGGAGCATCAACGAACGAAATATTATCTCCTACCTCGGTCCGCCAATCTATATCCCCGAGCGAGCTGTGAGTACGCCTGAAATTGGCACAGCCGCTGGTTTGGCGTGGACAGGAGCGGGTGGTGATTTGATGTTTATTGAGGGACTGAAGATGAAGGGGGAGGGGCAGATCATTACTACTGGTTCGCTGGGTGAAGTGATGCGAGAGTCTATCCTGGCGGCCCACTCATATGTCCGTTCCAAATCCGATGTTCTTGGTATCGACTCCAACGACTTCAGTCAGTTTGATATTCATATCCACTTTCCGTCCGGGGCTATTCCCAAGGACGGACCTTCGGCGGGCGTCACAGTCTGTTTGGTGATTGCTTCAGTGATGGCTGAACGGCCGATTCGGAACGATGTGGCTGTTACCGGAGAAGTGACGTTGCGGGGCAGAGTGCTTCAGGTTGGTGGAATCAAGGAAAAAATCTCGGCTGCCTATCGAGCCGGTATAAGCCATGTGGCTATGCCAAAGGAAAACGAAAAAGATATTAAAGACTTGCCGAAGGAGATCCTTCGCAAGCTAAAATTCACATTCATCGAGCGAGTTGACGAGTTGTTTGAGGTTTGCTTGCTCGACTTT from Candidatus Zixiibacteriota bacterium encodes the following:
- the lon gene encoding endopeptidase La; this encodes MSSTDRKTPTIVPPKGSLPILPSDQEDRFPVLPLQTGVLFPGTMMTLQIGRLDNLELIRYCLDGKREFVASYSSSHPGDQNGGSIHQVGVTATVRDSREGPADSLVVTLEGMQRVVITKIVSQKPYLMATVSYLQWPKSVNRKLKTKVDAVISIAKEITELDPGYSSEVLNVLRMNQNDPSLLADKAASLFHFPLSSKQKLLDTADLKKRYENLLSNLNAELNRVATSRSIDENVKSTIAEEQKRSYLKQQLHEIRRQLGEDLSEEREAVRFHKILKDTPKLPSEVVARATIEIDRLSQLSPASAEYGDVKSYLDWILAMPWGKCTPEDYEIADVSRILEKDYYGPANIREQILERLSVRKLAGGANVIPTLCLVGAPGTGKASLAKAIAHALGKEFVRISVGGISDVAEVKGSPRTFMGAMPGKIVRTLRDAGTCDPVVLIEDIDYFNMDNDSSVNTALLEVVDNRWNSRFLDNYLGVHFDFSRILFICSVRSFEEIPEQFIPRFEILELPGYIEREKIAISKKFLIPRLLKAHGLRKSELSFTDKILTRIISNYTMEAGLLGFSQQIEKICRKVTLAKSAKPRKSWSINERNIISYLGPPIYIPERAVSTPEIGTAAGLAWTGAGGDLMFIEGLKMKGEGQIITTGSLGEVMRESILAAHSYVRSKSDVLGIDSNDFSQFDIHIHFPSGAIPKDGPSAGVTVCLVIASVMAERPIRNDVAVTGEVTLRGRVLQVGGIKEKISAAYRAGISHVAMPKENEKDIKDLPKEILRKLKFTFIERVDELFEVCLLDFTPSSYTLEKIFAEEIEKAKKRKSRSVRKSTVKKSAARRNTGKKK
- a CDS encoding DEAD/DEAH box helicase, with the protein product MAGKRAWSEESEGDMTVMDLQKWGIPSRIIDIWNDRQGSRLLPVQSKAVRKGLLGMEGQDLSRVSLRTLVSAPTGSGKSFCAEMAMIQALTSRQKTVLLYPLKSLAEQKYRVLEETYAPLGIKCIIATGDHPENDALLARGEYQVAVVIYEKFDLLLTANLDALGGIGLIVIDEIQTIAEPKRGAVLERLLTKVISSVYTPSLVGLSAVIGDSDTAAGRLADWLGATLIEETTRPVDLLRGVAAEGSFRYRSYNDGVDGSEPFETPEAGDEPFESFANQLRKEAVPTLVFLKSRRETIDCAFKLAASVAWAPAEQAIEELKAEEPSFLIRTLTQTLSRGVGFHSADLSSRQRTIVENAFTRHDIMVLFSTTTLAMGVDLPAERVLLETVKYTDGTYAGSPLLVPISLAEFDNITGRAGRLGLSGDFPGRAIVLAVSEFDRDVLWRNYIMPETSAPIRSALGSLPLEDWVLNMAVAGVACARTDLDSLFANTLYAAVGPVDDSVSIVGGLSPDFDTALQCLQDRGLVRLELDDTIIVTPLGRTVALIGLSVRQAGFFQQKLNDHRPESLEAWLALALSAPDWEPPAGMLTRLEQVGNGPAKLLWQHYDHLVDAAAMLIGRPSNSEPLGRSVAVRLKGLLMLCEWISMTPVKRLEERFQAHLGQIMNLGDQAAHLVMALRRLDDVGNRQAGSNCELEGLVFGLRFGLVADLRELYGHFGSSLVRSDFVALKEAGLVSLRDVFDCSSERLREIIDNARKFMSFMEKVEILKQEVDMQSNVGTEERVTARGPVLVAQPESIIVDGSYERERYLVRIDGFPVRLTGKSFKYFTKLAWGRLCSDGGWIYKEDIEMGFNQARYLYRMKNEIAAGLGMSWPVFENNRLGYYRLQIDPTRIDINVENLRDHPDYELRDMISGRESGPVN